In the genome of Prosthecobacter algae, one region contains:
- a CDS encoding S8 family serine peptidase, producing MPLSKSITETAAAGSVIQPPLADDVKVRVESPQPQAVTEPQIGLSPAAALLSQKIDLTDPAKREQLVKQLRQIEDTEMEATRLKAERLGFPMIVHEPGGTKAILVGFEGDRPLYRADHNVNAAISSGANLVRSTAPFNVTGSGLKMGLWEAGGIPRTSHQEFGPGVRITIKDGSTTLSDHASHVAGTMLARGASATSLGMAPGAVIDAYDSTNDNSEMVAAGAAAPGEAGKIYISNHSYGFISGWRPETATWYGLFTDDGNPANDVETRFGRYDSTSVALDGLLYNLPYFLSFMSSGNDRNDDPPATGGNWTQSSGGAIRTYDPAQHPASDGAYKAGYDVLDNEKTCKNVITIGAANDAVSAGLRNAANGTLTAFSSTGPADDGRIKPDVVANGASLTSALSTGDSAYGSMSGTSMAAPNASGSALLLVDYFQQRFPGQAMQASTLKGLLIHTANDIGRAGPDYEYGWGLINIKAAADLIKTEADNVRMQQINEQVLAQGGSNTHPFYWDGVSPIRVTLCWTDPAGVSSSSHDNRTRDLTNDLNLRLTAPGGATHRPFVMPYVGDWTNAQLTAVATTGINTVDNVEQVLVSAPAQAGEYVVTVDHTGSLTFGSQGYSLIISGAVWPTALALTPEGPLASEGFTGGPFTPVSKTYDLSNTSAESVPWTAVADQPWVQVSPSSGTLAAGQNVTVTVGFSASAANLAAGNYEAEVLLTDTLNNLQLTRQVTLQVLGTAPQIVVKNAADQVLNTGGPAVSVGNVQLGGNPADQVFKLANSVPGTSLEVDGLTLSGADAGSFALVSAPVGAALASTDSLPFIVRFNPQRAGAHSATLTITTNDPDDGPFIVFLTATATAAPGPAQTIAVAKISPRATSGGPFQLPAVATSGLPLTYTLLAGPATVNADGLVTPGGSTGAVTIQISQPGNGQYAAAVPVTVTFVLTDQPYRFAKVSVANTGSHTLAIGLDGRLWAWGLGSFGQLGQGSTATRFTPETTGSATDWAEVSAGGNHSLAIKTNGSLWAWGSSSSGQVGDATTVSKFTPIQIDPGPWIAISAGTNCSYAIKANGTLWAWGGNISGELGIGSTGSRTIPTQVGSLSDWQSVSSGSSHCLAVKKDGTLWAWGLGTNGQLGTGSLVSSTSPVQIGSATNWWKAAGGGVHSLALRRDGTLWSWGFSGNGQLGSGSTTATSTPNQVGTATDWVEVDASTNHSAGVRRDGSAWAWGRNSEAQIGNGNQVNQLAPVKINVLGDDWRFIEAGPTSGGALLADGTFVGWGDGLGYVGKSSRQLVRAIGPMAWADFSSRNTNTLLTKTDGSLWGFGSSSTGQMGNNSINPQDLIRIGAVSTWQTVQTGQFHSGGIQQNGSLWMWGFNSGGQIGDGTTTVRYLPLPVALGSTWRKLSLGNSHSMAIRSDGTLWAWGTNTAGEFGDGGTVSRTSPVQVGSETNWAQLSASSFYSLALKEDGSLWATGTNNVGQLGLEDFTTRTSFTQVGTGKDWAQIATTTSSSFAIKTDGSLWAWGTNSSGQLGLGNTTSRSVPVRVGTDNDWRQVTCNTTWTAALKQDGSLWTWGNNSTYQQGVAIDGSISSPRRVGNSTGWVAVQAGNVHLVAMRADGSIWTAGYSGSFRLTSGGGRSAFVQAPILPALQPQNILPLPTGFRSGRILASSGLPVELEIVSGSGSIAGDLFTHTGAVGSTTVVMAWQRGDETAWNAALPTQFSITTQDITFQTIAEQTCGTPLVLGATASSGLPVSYAITEGADIASLNGNTVTFHAAGTVTIQANQAGGGNGLAAADPVSRTFTVVKGEQVISFGGQVPTQSSFASTVALQASSSRGLTPVEFAVVSGPGTLNGSQLSFTQVGVVVVRAAQAGNDAFLPAEVTMEITAFNTLPVASGAAFTLDEDMTITGTAAATDVENTPLAYAVVTGPEHGALLLNPNTGAFSYTPTAHYFGGDSFSFKVNDGLADSNIATVTLTVNAVNDRPVAVGQALSTLDYLPLAITLAGQDVETPGLQFSIVTPPAHGSLTGTAPGLVYTADQGYAGTDSFTFAVSDGELTSMVGTVSIQVSVVGITFIQHPLSKKVSETEDVTLEVEVTGSKPITYQWVKAGQPLPGETGATLTLTDVTAADAGLYHVWVTNPVRLFESQGATVSVIGGLPEILVQPEHQLAVVGTEVVLGVQALGKPPLRYQWRKDGKTVAGATQAELRLPAVQLAQAGNYTVVVSSAEPRTSLVAKVGVAENPGKTILVTEGGNTSWSFKTAGEGLSLVWTDDGGELSENPRRVISSDAKKISLTDAELEDAGLYVCKVFGPGGELDAGTHDLRVINGAPDVTPLQSGDALPPSIVGEDYEFEVPMSADEHRSPASFAATGLPAGLKIDPLTGIISGRVTASKSTPYAVKITAKNLLGSDVVNVALLVSPLPAGSIGTFVAPLPRHAFNDDLGGRLDLVTTSTGSFSGKLTLGGRKPISFKGGLLSMSSAPGSRPAGAITVSQPAPLSPLELSFVLDPETCLMAATLTDGSAPVVFEGWKSTWSVRDPADAFDGLYNLGLTGEAGEDIPVGRGFAAVTVAKAGSLKLAGKTGDGEALLGSTFLGPQGQILVFQTMYKTPLKGSLVGTLQIKKGANHQDDQDNTIDGEVTWSRPAGTGRTYPRGFGPLNLDAVGQRYLPPTSPNIVLGLADSPDNAWLRFTGAGIESSSTRPDMAFQITPFHQMLLPKAGAEKNPGRVTLKLNAKTGQLSGTFLLVDEGPPGSSAPVQRKGTYEGLIYTDAEGRRGYGFFLLPGLPETVSQPAASTPVLSGQMRLESP from the coding sequence GTGCCGTTATCCAAAAGCATCACGGAAACGGCGGCGGCTGGCAGTGTGATACAGCCGCCATTGGCCGATGACGTGAAGGTGCGAGTGGAGAGTCCGCAACCACAGGCGGTGACTGAACCGCAGATCGGCCTTTCCCCGGCAGCGGCTTTGCTGTCCCAGAAGATTGACCTCACGGACCCGGCCAAAAGAGAGCAGTTGGTCAAACAGTTGCGGCAGATCGAAGACACCGAGATGGAGGCCACTCGCCTCAAGGCGGAACGGCTGGGTTTCCCGATGATTGTCCACGAACCGGGCGGGACGAAGGCGATCTTGGTGGGATTTGAGGGCGATAGGCCGCTTTACCGTGCGGACCACAATGTGAATGCCGCCATCAGCTCTGGGGCCAACTTGGTGCGCTCCACGGCTCCGTTTAATGTGACGGGCAGCGGCCTCAAAATGGGGCTTTGGGAGGCGGGGGGAATTCCACGGACGAGCCACCAAGAGTTCGGCCCAGGAGTGCGGATCACGATCAAGGACGGCAGCACGACCCTTTCAGATCATGCCAGCCACGTGGCGGGCACCATGCTGGCGCGTGGGGCTTCAGCCACCTCTCTCGGGATGGCCCCAGGGGCGGTCATTGATGCCTACGACTCGACCAATGACAATTCCGAGATGGTGGCGGCGGGAGCTGCGGCACCCGGGGAAGCGGGGAAGATTTACATTTCGAACCACTCCTATGGTTTCATCAGCGGCTGGCGGCCTGAAACGGCCACTTGGTACGGGCTGTTTACCGATGATGGCAATCCGGCGAATGATGTGGAGACGAGATTTGGCCGATATGATTCCACCAGCGTGGCCCTGGACGGATTGCTGTATAATTTGCCGTACTTCCTTTCCTTCATGTCATCCGGCAATGACCGAAATGACGACCCGCCTGCGACCGGTGGCAACTGGACTCAATCGTCAGGGGGGGCGATCCGCACCTATGATCCGGCCCAGCATCCGGCAAGTGATGGTGCCTATAAGGCAGGTTACGACGTGCTGGACAATGAGAAGACCTGCAAAAACGTCATCACCATCGGGGCGGCGAATGATGCGGTGAGTGCAGGCCTGCGGAATGCGGCCAATGGAACACTCACTGCCTTCAGTTCCACTGGCCCGGCGGACGACGGTCGCATCAAGCCAGATGTGGTGGCCAATGGGGCCAGCCTGACATCGGCCCTGTCTACGGGAGACAGTGCCTATGGGTCGATGAGCGGCACGAGCATGGCGGCCCCGAATGCGAGCGGATCCGCCCTGCTGCTGGTGGATTATTTTCAGCAGCGTTTCCCTGGGCAGGCCATGCAGGCCAGTACGCTAAAGGGGCTGCTCATTCACACCGCCAATGACATTGGCCGGGCCGGACCGGACTACGAGTATGGCTGGGGGCTGATCAACATCAAGGCGGCGGCAGATCTGATCAAGACTGAGGCGGACAATGTGCGCATGCAGCAGATCAATGAGCAGGTGCTGGCGCAGGGAGGTTCCAACACCCATCCGTTCTATTGGGATGGTGTCAGCCCCATCCGGGTGACGCTGTGCTGGACGGACCCTGCGGGTGTGTCCTCCTCTTCGCATGACAATCGCACACGCGACCTAACCAACGATTTGAACCTCAGGCTGACAGCCCCTGGCGGGGCCACCCACCGGCCTTTTGTGATGCCCTATGTGGGCGACTGGACGAATGCCCAACTGACGGCGGTGGCGACCACAGGGATCAACACTGTGGACAATGTGGAGCAGGTGCTGGTGTCGGCTCCTGCCCAGGCCGGGGAGTACGTCGTCACGGTGGATCATACTGGTAGCCTGACCTTTGGTTCCCAAGGTTATTCTCTGATCATCAGCGGTGCTGTGTGGCCGACTGCCCTGGCGCTGACTCCTGAGGGGCCTCTGGCTTCAGAAGGCTTCACAGGAGGGCCGTTCACGCCGGTTTCCAAAACTTATGATTTGAGCAACACTTCGGCCGAGTCCGTTCCGTGGACAGCGGTGGCCGACCAGCCTTGGGTGCAGGTGAGTCCCTCCTCCGGAACCTTGGCGGCCGGTCAGAATGTGACTGTTACAGTAGGCTTCAGTGCATCCGCAGCTAACTTGGCAGCGGGAAACTATGAGGCAGAGGTGTTGTTGACAGACACGCTCAACAATCTGCAACTAACCCGCCAGGTTACCCTGCAAGTCCTGGGGACTGCGCCGCAGATCGTGGTGAAAAATGCGGCGGATCAAGTGCTGAACACCGGAGGTCCAGCGGTCAGCGTGGGTAATGTGCAACTGGGCGGGAATCCTGCGGATCAGGTGTTCAAGCTTGCTAACAGCGTGCCAGGGACTTCTCTGGAGGTGGATGGCCTCACCTTGTCAGGAGCAGATGCGGGTTCCTTTGCCTTGGTTTCGGCACCGGTGGGCGCGGCATTGGCCAGCACGGACAGCCTGCCCTTCATCGTTCGGTTCAATCCTCAGAGAGCAGGCGCGCATTCGGCCACTCTCACTATCACCACCAATGACCCGGATGATGGTCCCTTCATCGTCTTTCTAACGGCCACAGCCACGGCGGCCCCTGGGCCTGCCCAGACGATTGCCGTGGCGAAGATCTCCCCCAGGGCGACGAGTGGCGGCCCCTTCCAATTGCCTGCGGTGGCCACCAGCGGGCTGCCTTTGACCTACACCCTGCTGGCAGGCCCGGCGACGGTGAATGCAGATGGGCTGGTCACACCCGGCGGCAGCACTGGGGCGGTGACCATTCAGATCTCCCAGCCCGGGAATGGTCAGTATGCGGCGGCGGTACCCGTCACCGTGACTTTTGTCCTGACTGATCAGCCTTATCGGTTTGCGAAAGTGAGTGTCGCCAACACAGGTTCACACACGCTGGCCATCGGTCTGGACGGTCGTTTGTGGGCCTGGGGATTAGGGTCGTTTGGTCAGTTGGGACAGGGGAGCACTGCGACTCGTTTCACGCCCGAAACTACGGGTAGCGCGACGGATTGGGCGGAGGTAAGTGCGGGAGGAAACCACTCGCTGGCGATTAAAACTAATGGCAGTCTTTGGGCATGGGGTAGCAGTTCATCCGGGCAAGTTGGGGACGCTACAACAGTCTCAAAATTCACGCCTATTCAGATTGACCCTGGACCGTGGATTGCGATCTCGGCAGGCACGAATTGTTCCTATGCGATCAAGGCAAATGGAACGCTGTGGGCTTGGGGCGGGAACATTTCGGGGGAATTGGGTATCGGCAGCACGGGCAGTCGCACTATTCCAACGCAAGTCGGGTCGCTATCGGATTGGCAGTCTGTATCCTCGGGTTCAAGCCATTGCCTCGCCGTTAAGAAAGACGGAACTTTGTGGGCCTGGGGGCTAGGAACGAACGGCCAATTAGGGACGGGGAGTCTAGTCAGTTCGACAAGCCCCGTCCAAATAGGCAGCGCGACGAATTGGTGGAAGGCCGCAGGCGGAGGTGTTCACAGCTTGGCGCTTCGTAGGGATGGCACTCTTTGGAGTTGGGGATTCAGTGGAAACGGACAGTTAGGCAGCGGAAGCACCACCGCGACAAGCACCCCCAACCAGGTCGGCACGGCGACTGATTGGGTGGAGGTAGATGCGTCTACCAATCACAGCGCTGGAGTCAGGCGCGATGGTTCCGCGTGGGCCTGGGGGCGTAACAGTGAAGCGCAGATTGGCAACGGCAATCAGGTCAATCAACTAGCCCCGGTAAAGATCAATGTCTTGGGTGACGACTGGAGGTTCATTGAGGCAGGGCCTACAAGCGGAGGGGCACTACTGGCAGATGGCACTTTTGTGGGCTGGGGGGATGGTCTCGGGTATGTGGGCAAAAGTTCACGTCAGCTTGTTCGTGCCATAGGTCCCATGGCTTGGGCCGATTTCAGTTCTAGAAACACCAATACGCTTCTGACGAAAACAGACGGTTCATTGTGGGGATTTGGCTCTTCTTCTACGGGCCAGATGGGCAACAATAGCATCAATCCCCAAGATCTGATCCGCATTGGAGCTGTGTCCACCTGGCAGACTGTCCAGACTGGACAATTTCACTCGGGTGGAATTCAGCAAAATGGTTCGCTGTGGATGTGGGGATTTAACTCGGGTGGCCAGATCGGCGATGGAACAACGACAGTCCGATATCTCCCCCTTCCGGTGGCTTTAGGCAGTACGTGGCGAAAACTCTCCCTTGGAAATTCTCATTCGATGGCGATTCGGAGTGATGGGACGTTGTGGGCCTGGGGCACAAACACTGCGGGTGAATTTGGCGATGGAGGAACGGTGAGTCGAACCAGTCCTGTGCAGGTGGGGAGCGAGACGAACTGGGCGCAGCTTTCTGCCAGCAGCTTCTATTCTCTTGCCTTGAAAGAAGATGGGTCACTCTGGGCTACAGGAACGAACAACGTGGGGCAGCTCGGCCTGGAAGACTTCACCACGCGGACTTCTTTTACCCAGGTGGGAACAGGCAAGGACTGGGCGCAAATCGCCACGACGACATCGTCTTCTTTTGCCATCAAGACGGATGGTAGCCTTTGGGCCTGGGGCACAAATTCGAGCGGACAGCTCGGCCTGGGAAATACCACCAGCCGGAGTGTGCCGGTCCGTGTGGGGACCGACAATGATTGGAGACAGGTGACCTGCAATACGACTTGGACGGCAGCCCTGAAACAGGACGGCTCGCTCTGGACATGGGGTAACAACTCGACTTACCAGCAAGGGGTGGCCATAGACGGTTCCATTTCATCTCCGCGCAGGGTGGGTAACAGCACGGGATGGGTGGCCGTACAGGCTGGCAATGTTCATCTGGTAGCCATGCGTGCCGATGGCTCGATTTGGACGGCGGGTTATTCAGGCTCTTTCCGGCTGACTTCCGGAGGGGGACGTTCGGCCTTTGTGCAGGCTCCGATTCTGCCGGCTTTGCAGCCGCAGAATATCCTGCCTTTGCCAACAGGTTTCCGTTCGGGGCGCATTTTGGCCAGCAGCGGGCTGCCGGTGGAGCTGGAGATTGTTTCCGGCAGTGGCAGCATCGCGGGAGACCTTTTTACCCATACCGGGGCCGTGGGTAGCACGACGGTGGTGATGGCCTGGCAGCGCGGGGATGAAACGGCTTGGAATGCGGCGCTTCCGACGCAGTTTTCCATCACTACCCAGGACATCACTTTCCAGACCATTGCGGAGCAGACCTGTGGGACGCCGTTGGTCCTAGGTGCCACGGCGAGCAGCGGCTTGCCTGTGAGCTATGCCATCACGGAAGGGGCTGATATCGCCTCGCTGAATGGAAACACGGTGACCTTCCATGCGGCGGGCACGGTGACGATCCAGGCGAACCAGGCGGGCGGTGGCAACGGCCTTGCGGCAGCGGACCCTGTGAGCCGCACGTTCACGGTGGTGAAGGGGGAACAAGTGATTTCGTTTGGCGGGCAGGTACCCACGCAGTCGTCCTTTGCTTCCACCGTCGCTTTGCAGGCATCGTCGAGCAGGGGGCTCACGCCAGTCGAATTTGCGGTCGTCAGCGGTCCTGGGACTTTGAATGGTAGTCAGTTGAGCTTTACCCAAGTAGGAGTGGTGGTCGTCCGGGCAGCCCAGGCGGGCAATGACGCCTTTTTACCAGCGGAGGTGACGATGGAGATCACGGCGTTTAATACGTTGCCTGTCGCGTCAGGGGCTGCCTTCACTCTGGATGAGGACATGACGATCACAGGAACGGCCGCGGCAACAGATGTGGAAAACACGCCGCTGGCCTATGCCGTGGTCACGGGGCCGGAGCATGGGGCGCTTTTGCTCAATCCGAACACGGGGGCCTTCAGCTACACGCCGACGGCGCATTACTTTGGCGGGGACAGTTTTTCCTTCAAGGTGAACGATGGGCTGGCGGACTCCAACATCGCTACGGTGACGCTGACGGTGAATGCGGTGAATGACCGCCCGGTGGCAGTGGGGCAGGCCTTGAGCACGCTGGACTACCTGCCTCTGGCCATCACGCTTGCTGGTCAGGATGTGGAAACGCCAGGTCTGCAGTTCAGCATTGTCACCCCGCCCGCGCATGGCTCCCTGACAGGTACTGCGCCGGGGTTGGTTTACACAGCCGATCAGGGCTATGCCGGGACAGATAGCTTTACCTTTGCCGTGAGCGATGGGGAACTGACGTCGATGGTGGGCACGGTCTCCATCCAGGTGTCGGTGGTGGGCATCACGTTCATTCAGCATCCGTTGTCGAAAAAGGTGAGCGAGACGGAGGATGTCACCCTGGAGGTGGAGGTCACGGGCTCGAAGCCGATCACCTACCAATGGGTGAAGGCTGGGCAGCCGCTACCGGGAGAAACCGGGGCGACGCTGACTTTGACCGATGTGACGGCAGCCGATGCAGGTCTGTATCATGTGTGGGTGACGAATCCGGTGCGGCTGTTTGAATCGCAAGGGGCGACAGTGAGTGTGATTGGCGGGCTGCCGGAGATTCTGGTACAGCCGGAGCATCAGTTGGCAGTCGTGGGAACGGAGGTGGTGCTGGGCGTCCAAGCGCTGGGGAAACCGCCGCTTCGCTACCAGTGGAGGAAAGACGGGAAGACGGTTGCGGGGGCGACGCAGGCAGAGCTGCGATTGCCAGCCGTGCAACTGGCCCAGGCAGGTAATTATACCGTGGTGGTGAGCTCAGCCGAGCCCCGGACCAGTCTGGTGGCGAAGGTAGGCGTGGCGGAGAATCCCGGCAAAACCATCTTGGTCACCGAGGGCGGCAACACCTCCTGGTCCTTCAAGACTGCGGGCGAGGGCCTTTCGCTGGTCTGGACCGATGATGGCGGCGAGCTGTCAGAGAATCCGCGACGGGTGATCTCCAGCGATGCGAAAAAGATATCGCTCACAGATGCCGAGCTGGAGGATGCGGGGCTTTACGTCTGCAAGGTCTTCGGGCCTGGGGGCGAGCTGGACGCGGGGACGCATGATCTGCGGGTCATCAATGGTGCGCCTGACGTCACTCCCCTCCAGTCTGGAGATGCACTGCCGCCTTCGATCGTGGGAGAAGACTATGAATTCGAAGTTCCGATGAGTGCGGATGAGCATCGGTCACCAGCGTCATTTGCGGCCACGGGGTTGCCGGCGGGGCTCAAGATAGATCCGCTTACGGGCATTATTTCCGGGCGGGTGACGGCCTCGAAATCGACACCCTATGCGGTGAAGATCACGGCGAAAAACTTGCTTGGGAGCGATGTGGTGAATGTCGCGCTTTTGGTTAGTCCGCTGCCTGCTGGCAGCATTGGCACCTTTGTCGCACCCCTCCCACGACATGCTTTTAACGATGACCTGGGCGGGCGTTTGGATCTGGTGACCACCTCCACCGGCAGCTTCAGCGGGAAATTGACTTTGGGAGGCCGGAAGCCGATCAGCTTCAAAGGCGGCCTGCTTTCGATGTCTTCGGCACCAGGCAGCCGACCTGCTGGAGCGATCACGGTTTCGCAGCCTGCGCCATTGTCCCCCCTGGAATTGAGCTTCGTTCTGGACCCAGAGACTTGCCTGATGGCCGCCACTCTCACGGATGGTAGCGCGCCGGTGGTTTTTGAAGGCTGGAAGAGCACCTGGAGTGTGCGTGACCCAGCGGATGCCTTCGATGGCCTTTACAATTTGGGCCTGACCGGCGAGGCGGGGGAAGACATTCCTGTGGGGAGAGGATTTGCCGCCGTTACCGTCGCCAAGGCTGGGTCGCTGAAGCTGGCTGGCAAGACGGGAGATGGGGAAGCCCTTTTGGGCAGCACATTCCTAGGGCCGCAGGGGCAGATCCTGGTTTTCCAGACGATGTATAAGACGCCGCTCAAAGGATCCCTGGTGGGCACTTTGCAGATCAAAAAAGGTGCCAATCATCAAGATGACCAGGACAACACGATAGACGGCGAAGTGACCTGGTCCCGGCCTGCGGGCACTGGGCGGACCTACCCAAGAGGGTTTGGTCCATTGAACCTGGATGCCGTGGGCCAGAGGTACCTACCGCCAACGAGTCCTAACATTGTGCTGGGACTGGCGGATTCGCCGGACAATGCCTGGTTGCGGTTTACCGGGGCGGGCATCGAGTCGTCCTCGACCCGGCCAGACATGGCCTTCCAAATCACCCCATTCCATCAGATGCTGCTGCCCAAGGCGGGCGCGGAGAAAAATCCCGGGCGGGTGACACTGAAGCTGAATGCCAAAACAGGGCAGTTGAGCGGCACCTTTCTCTTGGTGGATGAGGGGCCTCCGGGCAGTTCGGCTCCTGTTCAGAGAAAAGGGACGTATGAGGGGCTGATCTACACCGATGCGGAAGGCCGGCGAGGGTATGGTTTTTTCCTACTTCCCGGACTGCCCGAAACGGTGTCCCAACCTGCTGCCAGCACTCCGGTTTTGTCGGGTCAGATGCGGCTGGAGTCTCCCTGA
- a CDS encoding tetratricopeptide repeat protein: MSKATPPASPAPVLDTMVPSSPMEQFLEANFKKLVVLFAAIALGAVVYGVISYTRQANAVAAGEAFSAAKTVEDCDKVMSDFPSTLAAGNALLLKADLLWIQDKKEASVAALRDFTTKHSDHPLLPETLLALATKLETLGKAEDAKPVFERVIKEFASSDVAALAQLRLGDLLWASGKEEEAKAAYEAVPAKFISADPAFLDQSTGRLKWISAKLPTKEVDGPPKPKVEAPTTPMPGAPQLKLDSTTLNPTLMPAGAAPQIQVTPSAPAAPAAPQIQVTPAPAPAMPVTPKIEVPAVPATPAVPAPEAPKIEVKPAPPVPAPAPAPSPAPVPAPAQPATPAPAAPAKAAS, from the coding sequence ATGTCCAAAGCGACTCCTCCTGCCTCCCCCGCACCTGTCCTCGATACGATGGTTCCATCCTCGCCTATGGAGCAGTTCCTCGAAGCAAACTTCAAAAAACTCGTTGTGCTGTTTGCTGCGATTGCCCTGGGGGCGGTCGTCTATGGCGTGATCAGTTACACCCGTCAGGCCAATGCAGTGGCCGCTGGTGAGGCATTTTCTGCGGCCAAAACCGTGGAAGACTGTGACAAAGTCATGAGTGACTTTCCCAGCACTCTGGCTGCGGGCAATGCCCTGCTGCTGAAGGCCGACCTGCTGTGGATCCAGGACAAGAAGGAAGCCTCCGTGGCAGCCCTGCGCGACTTCACCACCAAGCATTCCGATCACCCACTGCTGCCAGAGACGCTTCTGGCCCTGGCGACGAAGCTTGAGACGCTGGGCAAGGCGGAAGATGCTAAGCCTGTGTTTGAGCGGGTCATCAAGGAATTCGCCAGCAGTGATGTGGCGGCCCTGGCTCAACTCCGCCTGGGTGACCTCCTCTGGGCTTCTGGCAAAGAAGAAGAGGCGAAAGCGGCCTATGAGGCAGTGCCTGCGAAGTTCATTTCGGCTGACCCGGCGTTTCTGGACCAGAGCACAGGTCGTCTGAAATGGATCTCGGCCAAGCTTCCGACCAAGGAAGTGGACGGGCCGCCGAAACCGAAGGTGGAAGCACCTACGACGCCGATGCCGGGTGCGCCCCAGCTCAAGCTGGACTCCACCACGCTGAACCCGACGCTGATGCCTGCCGGTGCTGCCCCGCAGATCCAGGTGACACCCTCGGCCCCGGCTGCCCCTGCCGCGCCACAGATCCAGGTGACGCCAGCACCTGCCCCCGCAATGCCTGTGACACCGAAAATCGAGGTGCCTGCCGTCCCTGCCACTCCCGCAGTGCCAGCTCCTGAGGCCCCGAAGATCGAGGTGAAGCCTGCACCCCCTGTGCCAGCTCCGGCTCCCGCGCCAAGCCCGGCCCCAGTGCCTGCCCCTGCGCAGCCAGCCACGCCGGCTCCGGCCGCCCCGGCAAAAGCCGCTTCTTAA
- the cysK gene encoding cysteine synthase A, with the protein MGHIYNNIVETVGKTPLVKLNKVTAGLDATIALKCEFFNPLGSVKDRIGMAMIEDAEARGILTKDTVIIEPTSGNTGIALAFVAAAKGYKLILTMPETMSMERRTLLALLGADLVLTPGPQGMKGAIAKAEELLKETPNAWIPQQFENPANPAIHMKTTAEEIWADTDGKVDIFVAAVGTGGTITGTCEVIKPRKPSFQAIAVEPEASPVINQTLAGEPVQPGPHKIQGTGAGFVPKNLHLKDSAGNAQIVECIKVSNDEAFAMARRLAKEEGMLVGISTGANVVAAIQVAKRPENAGKLIVTVACSTGERYLSTALADEARAKVGA; encoded by the coding sequence ATGGGCCATATCTACAACAACATCGTCGAAACCGTCGGCAAGACACCGCTGGTCAAACTGAACAAAGTGACGGCCGGCCTGGATGCCACCATCGCTCTGAAGTGCGAGTTTTTTAACCCGCTGGGCAGTGTGAAGGACCGTATCGGGATGGCCATGATCGAGGACGCTGAGGCCCGTGGCATTCTGACCAAGGACACCGTCATCATCGAGCCGACCAGTGGCAACACGGGCATCGCCCTGGCCTTCGTGGCGGCCGCTAAAGGTTACAAGCTGATCCTGACGATGCCCGAAACCATGAGCATGGAGCGCCGCACTTTGCTGGCCCTCCTGGGTGCCGACCTCGTGCTGACCCCTGGCCCTCAGGGCATGAAGGGTGCGATCGCCAAGGCGGAAGAGCTTCTGAAAGAGACGCCGAATGCCTGGATCCCCCAGCAGTTCGAAAACCCGGCCAACCCGGCCATCCACATGAAAACGACCGCCGAAGAAATCTGGGCGGATACGGACGGCAAGGTGGACATCTTTGTGGCGGCTGTCGGCACAGGTGGAACCATCACGGGCACCTGCGAAGTGATCAAGCCACGCAAGCCAAGCTTCCAGGCCATCGCAGTGGAGCCTGAGGCTTCTCCGGTGATCAACCAGACCCTCGCTGGCGAACCTGTGCAGCCGGGCCCGCACAAAATTCAGGGCACGGGCGCTGGCTTTGTGCCGAAAAACCTTCACCTGAAGGACAGCGCTGGTAACGCGCAGATCGTGGAGTGCATCAAGGTGAGCAACGACGAAGCTTTCGCGATGGCCCGTCGTCTGGCCAAGGAAGAAGGCATGCTCGTCGGCATCAGCACCGGTGCCAACGTGGTGGCTGCCATCCAGGTCGCCAAGCGTCCCGAAAATGCGGGCAAACTCATCGTGACCGTCGCCTGCTCCACTGGCGAGCGCTACCTCTCCACCGCGCTGGCGGATGAGGCCCGTGCCAAGGTGGGCGCTTAA